Proteins encoded in a region of the Acidimicrobiales bacterium genome:
- a CDS encoding porin PorA family protein: MMRRNVLIWTSVVVLLAATAWIVVAPWQLIRYPTNLDETLHYTGTVAIPVTPGASSEVRQPLSITRHIRVVKSTFDKVWIRETITNHLGSDVRVQENGYILDRRTMKPVAGDGNFAFTPSNKVTRSGAYAQPQFPMHVASSGAYKVWSDDTASVFDALSSGDHAKSGKLDLIVLRAHAAPHPVTAAYREFLGLPATTTLADAAKLANVDLNTVMQSLAGVLPASAMAQLVSLTTEPLPLAYQLESTGTVGVEPLTGGVVQVNDIGNRLTVSPELAELHLRTVLADYALDPTVRTVLDKFDELATRPPVTAMALSYSETPASERAAAHAAADLRNKARLVTIWVPAWASMGALVLIGAAIALSRRNEAVPADAHPATHHWWQHRAA; the protein is encoded by the coding sequence ATGATGCGAAGGAATGTCTTGATCTGGACGTCGGTCGTCGTGCTGCTCGCCGCCACGGCTTGGATCGTCGTGGCACCGTGGCAGCTCATCCGGTATCCCACGAACCTCGACGAGACGCTGCACTACACCGGCACCGTCGCCATACCGGTGACCCCCGGCGCGTCGTCGGAGGTGCGCCAGCCGCTGTCGATCACGCGTCACATCCGCGTCGTCAAGTCGACCTTCGACAAGGTGTGGATCCGCGAAACGATCACCAACCACCTCGGCAGCGACGTGCGGGTGCAAGAGAACGGCTACATCCTCGACCGCCGCACCATGAAGCCGGTCGCCGGCGACGGGAACTTCGCCTTCACGCCCAGCAACAAGGTCACGCGCTCGGGTGCGTACGCGCAGCCGCAGTTCCCGATGCACGTGGCGTCGTCGGGGGCCTACAAGGTCTGGAGCGACGACACCGCCTCGGTGTTCGACGCGTTGTCGAGCGGCGACCACGCCAAGTCGGGCAAGCTCGATCTCATCGTGCTGCGGGCGCACGCCGCGCCGCATCCCGTCACGGCGGCCTACCGTGAGTTCCTCGGCCTGCCGGCGACCACGACGCTGGCCGACGCCGCCAAGCTCGCCAACGTCGATCTGAACACCGTCATGCAGTCACTGGCCGGCGTGCTGCCGGCGTCCGCCATGGCGCAGCTGGTGTCCCTGACCACCGAACCGCTACCGCTCGCCTACCAGCTCGAGTCGACGGGAACCGTCGGCGTCGAGCCGCTGACGGGCGGCGTCGTGCAGGTGAACGACATCGGCAACCGCCTCACGGTGTCGCCCGAGCTCGCCGAGCTCCACTTGCGCACGGTGTTGGCCGACTACGCCCTCGACCCGACGGTGCGCACGGTGCTCGACAAGTTCGACGAACTGGCGACGCGTCCGCCGGTCACTGCGATGGCGCTGTCGTACTCGGAGACACCGGCGTCGGAGCGCGCCGCCGCCCACGCCGCCGCTGACCTGCGCAACAAGGCCCGGCTCGTCACCATCTGGGTTCCGGCGTGGGCGTCGATGGGAGCGCTCGTGTTGATCGGCGCAGCAATCGCCCTGTCGCGGCGCAACGAAGCCGTGCCCGCCGACGCCCATCCGGCGACACACCACTGGTGGCAACACCGAGCGGCGTAA
- a CDS encoding VOC family protein, translating to MSAIVNHVGLAVSDLDRSRRFYEEVLGFAFRNEITVPDGAVSHMFGLDAPIGMRAAYLTIDGVVLELMAFERGGVAEARERPFNEPGLTHLSICVDDVEDTESKAAAYGGEVLADRSFKGMVSLVRDPDGQLIELLPMTYRDTL from the coding sequence ATGAGCGCCATCGTGAATCACGTCGGCCTGGCAGTGTCAGACCTCGATCGGTCGCGGCGGTTCTACGAGGAGGTGCTCGGCTTCGCCTTCCGCAACGAGATCACCGTGCCCGACGGCGCGGTCAGCCACATGTTCGGTTTGGACGCACCCATCGGCATGCGCGCCGCCTACCTGACGATCGACGGCGTCGTGCTCGAGTTGATGGCCTTCGAGCGCGGTGGTGTCGCCGAGGCCCGCGAGCGGCCGTTCAACGAGCCGGGGCTCACGCACCTTTCGATCTGCGTCGACGATGTCGAAGACACCGAATCGAAGGCGGCGGCCTACGGCGGCGAGGTGCTCGCCGATCGCAGCTTCAAGGGGATGGTCTCGCTCGTCCGCGACCCCGACGGGCAACTCATCGAACTGTTGCCGATGACCTATCGCGACACGTTGTAG
- a CDS encoding class II aldolase/adducin family protein produces the protein MDNPMAPAIPELTPHQEVALLARLLYAEGYDDHLAGHITQRQPDGTILVTPWGLTWDEIRASDIMRIDIDGNVLEGKWTVTPAIPLHLEFHKARADADVVVHNHPRWGTIWADLHRAPPVYDQTSAQVADDPLVYDDFNGPVNSTENAKACVEALGDGRMALLGNHGVLVVGKDIQQAHHRCVFLEWRCRQAWHVEAIGQGVPVKADVWKRFGTAFDHISFPGLWDAMVRRELRRDPDVLA, from the coding sequence ATGGACAACCCCATGGCGCCTGCGATCCCGGAGTTGACGCCGCACCAGGAGGTCGCACTGCTGGCGCGGCTGCTGTACGCCGAGGGCTACGACGACCATCTCGCCGGCCACATCACGCAACGCCAACCCGACGGCACGATCCTCGTTACGCCGTGGGGCCTGACGTGGGACGAGATCCGCGCGTCCGACATCATGCGCATCGACATCGACGGCAACGTCCTCGAAGGCAAGTGGACGGTCACGCCGGCCATCCCGCTGCACCTCGAGTTCCACAAGGCGCGGGCGGATGCCGACGTCGTCGTGCACAACCACCCGCGGTGGGGAACCATCTGGGCCGACCTGCACCGCGCCCCGCCCGTCTACGACCAGACGTCGGCGCAGGTGGCCGACGATCCGCTGGTGTACGACGACTTCAACGGACCGGTGAACAGCACGGAGAACGCCAAGGCGTGCGTCGAGGCGCTGGGTGACGGGCGCATGGCGCTGCTGGGCAACCACGGCGTACTCGTCGTCGGCAAGGACATTCAGCAGGCGCACCACCGCTGCGTGTTCCTCGAGTGGCGCTGCCGCCAGGCATGGCACGTCGAGGCGATCGGCCAGGGCGTGCCGGTGAAAGCCGACGTGTGGAAGCGCTTCGGCACGGCGTTCGACCACATCTCGTTCCCCGGCTTGTGGGACGCAATGGTGCGACGGGAGTTGCGGCGTGACCCAGACGTCCTCGCTTAA
- a CDS encoding amidohydrolase family protein, which produces MTQTSSLNDELFLPEPSPRDVFATIISVDDHLVEPAGMFEGRLPRALQDRAPKIVVNKFGHEVWEFDGKTFSQVGQNAVAGRRPETVKVEPFRFDQMRPGCYDIDARVRDMDINGVWASLNFPSMITGFCGRVYSQCSDPELGFAVTQAFNDWMHDEWWQPHPDRIIPMGITWLADPELGAQEIRRNAARGFVAVTLPERPHEIGLPSIFSDYWEPILRACAETDTVVCLHVGSSGLGTAPPDVGMAILPLSATLFGQQSLTACAEWLWSGWAVKIPALKIAMSEGGVGWVAMLLDRLENIVDRSRYGLGWDERPADVLRRNFWFCTIDDPSTIDTRHTIGVDHIMVEVDYPHGDSTWPDTQQVIKEAWGHIDAKELRMMCCENAATLFRHPLPETVLPR; this is translated from the coding sequence GTGACCCAGACGTCCTCGCTTAACGACGAACTCTTCCTGCCCGAGCCGTCACCCCGCGACGTGTTCGCCACGATCATTTCGGTCGACGACCACCTCGTCGAACCGGCCGGCATGTTCGAAGGCCGCCTGCCGCGCGCGCTGCAGGACCGGGCGCCCAAGATCGTCGTCAACAAATTCGGCCACGAGGTGTGGGAGTTCGACGGCAAGACGTTCAGCCAGGTCGGCCAGAACGCGGTCGCCGGTCGCCGGCCGGAGACGGTGAAAGTCGAGCCGTTCCGCTTCGACCAGATGCGGCCCGGTTGTTACGACATCGACGCCCGGGTCCGCGACATGGACATCAACGGCGTGTGGGCGTCGCTCAACTTCCCCTCGATGATCACCGGCTTCTGCGGGCGCGTGTACTCGCAGTGCTCGGACCCCGAGCTCGGGTTCGCGGTCACGCAGGCGTTCAACGACTGGATGCACGACGAGTGGTGGCAGCCGCATCCCGATCGCATCATCCCGATGGGCATCACGTGGCTCGCCGATCCCGAACTCGGCGCCCAGGAGATCCGGCGCAACGCCGCGCGCGGCTTTGTCGCCGTCACGCTTCCCGAGCGGCCCCACGAGATCGGACTGCCGTCGATCTTCAGCGACTACTGGGAGCCGATCCTGCGCGCCTGCGCCGAAACCGACACCGTCGTGTGCCTGCACGTCGGGTCGTCCGGCCTCGGCACCGCGCCGCCCGACGTCGGCATGGCGATCCTGCCACTAAGCGCCACGCTGTTCGGTCAGCAGTCGCTCACGGCGTGCGCCGAGTGGCTGTGGTCGGGGTGGGCGGTGAAGATCCCGGCGCTGAAAATCGCGATGTCAGAGGGCGGCGTGGGTTGGGTGGCGATGCTGCTCGACCGCCTCGAGAACATCGTCGACCGCTCGCGCTACGGCCTCGGATGGGACGAGCGTCCCGCCGACGTGCTGCGGCGCAACTTCTGGTTCTGCACGATCGACGACCCGTCGACCATCGACACGCGCCACACGATCGGCGTCGACCACATCATGGTGGAGGTCGACTACCCGCACGGCGACTCCACGTGGCCCGACACGCAGCAGGTCATCAAGGAAGCGTGGGGTCACATCGATGCCAAGGAACTGCGGATGATGTGCTGCGAGAACGCAGCGACGCTGTTCCGTCACCCGTTGCCGGAGACGGTGCTGCCGCGCTGA
- a CDS encoding NAD-dependent epimerase/dehydratase family protein, translated as MRALVLGGNRYIGLHLVFELARQGHEVTVANSHAAALPDGARRIHVDRQVPGALADALAPVRDDFDIVYDNASYRVADLEPVVATFAGRAQQLVFTSSVAAYKRSWIQPVREDFPRHAPDDPHPGKAYGVGKVQCEDHLQALFEESGLPATALRVTHTIGPHTPLVTREPIFFKRLEEGRPIFIPADGFPFVHLVHVQDVARLMVSLAGNTTAIGQAYNVAGSEYTSVLGSMRCMADAVGVEPNIVHVPLEVARRQHPPLIHWGEGILGGTVYAIDKALADLDWTPSFTLAEAYADSYAWFDKEGRAAFDYDFSRDEEILAACKT; from the coding sequence GTGCGCGCTCTGGTTCTCGGCGGTAACCGCTACATCGGTCTCCACCTCGTGTTCGAGCTGGCGCGCCAAGGCCACGAGGTGACGGTGGCCAACAGCCACGCTGCCGCGCTGCCCGACGGGGCGCGCCGCATCCACGTCGACCGGCAGGTTCCCGGAGCGCTGGCCGACGCGCTGGCGCCGGTGCGCGACGACTTCGACATTGTCTACGACAACGCGTCCTACCGCGTGGCCGACCTCGAACCGGTCGTCGCGACCTTCGCGGGCCGCGCGCAGCAACTCGTGTTCACGTCGTCGGTCGCCGCTTACAAGCGCAGTTGGATCCAACCGGTGCGCGAGGACTTCCCGCGCCACGCTCCCGACGACCCGCATCCGGGTAAGGCCTACGGCGTCGGCAAGGTGCAGTGCGAAGATCACCTCCAGGCGCTGTTCGAGGAGTCGGGGTTGCCGGCGACGGCGCTGCGCGTCACCCACACCATCGGACCGCACACGCCGCTGGTCACCCGCGAGCCGATCTTCTTCAAGCGTCTTGAGGAGGGGCGGCCGATCTTCATCCCGGCCGACGGGTTCCCCTTCGTCCACCTCGTGCACGTGCAGGACGTCGCTCGCCTCATGGTCAGCCTCGCAGGCAATACGACCGCGATCGGGCAGGCGTACAACGTCGCGGGGAGCGAGTACACGTCGGTGCTCGGGTCGATGCGGTGCATGGCCGACGCCGTCGGCGTCGAACCGAACATCGTGCACGTGCCCCTCGAGGTCGCCCGCCGCCAGCACCCGCCGCTCATCCACTGGGGCGAGGGCATCCTCGGCGGCACCGTGTATGCGATCGACAAGGCGCTCGCGGACCTCGACTGGACGCCGTCGTTCACCCTCGCCGAGGCCTACGCCGACAGCTACGCCTGGTTCGACAAGGAAGGCCGCGCCGCCTTCGATTACGACTTTTCCCGCGACGAGGAAATACTGGCGGCGTGCAAGACCTGA
- a CDS encoding dehydrogenase E1 component subunit alpha/beta — protein sequence MTDLVEVYRALLVPRLIEERMLALLRQGRLSKWFSGIGQEAIAVGVALALEDDDWILPMHRNLGVFTARGVDLDELFRQILGRDNAFTHGRDRSFHFGTLHEHIVGMISHLGAMLPVADGLALAAQLRGEQRVAAAFTGDGATSEGDFHEALNLAAVWKLPVIFVVENNGWGMSTPTDEQYACADLADRGVGYGMPAEIVDGNDVLEMIVAVSRAAVRARRGEGPTLLECKTFRMRGHEEASGTDYVPEALVAEWAARDPIARFEAVLDLDPATREELKANLRADINERVKLALDAPAPSSTADAETAAVFAPCVLSHTKRAPQNTGSREVRYVDAITDALRTAMREDERVVLLGQDIAEYGGAFKATAGLVDEFGRARVRNTPIVESAAVGAALGLALDGFVPVVEMQFADFISCGFNQIVNNLAKTHYRWGAGVPVVIRAPVGGGMGAGPFHSQNPEAWFTHVAGIKVVAPATPADAKGLLLSAIDDGNPVLFCEHKLLYRSVTGEIADGWAAVPIGEARVTRSGGAATIVAYGAALQWAVDLDADVDVIDLRTLVPWDKETVIDSVRRTGRCLVVHEAPRTSGFGAEVAATIAEECFDALDAPVMRIGGLDTPIPFDPALEAIFSARDRLAPALENLLGY from the coding sequence GTGACGGATTTGGTCGAGGTCTACCGGGCGCTGTTGGTGCCACGACTGATCGAAGAACGCATGCTGGCGCTCCTGCGCCAGGGGCGACTGTCGAAATGGTTCAGCGGCATCGGCCAGGAGGCGATCGCCGTCGGCGTGGCGTTGGCACTCGAGGACGACGACTGGATCCTGCCGATGCACCGCAACCTCGGGGTCTTCACCGCCCGCGGCGTCGACCTCGACGAGCTGTTCCGCCAGATCCTGGGACGCGACAACGCCTTCACCCACGGCCGCGACCGCAGCTTCCACTTCGGCACGCTCCACGAGCACATCGTCGGCATGATCAGCCACCTCGGCGCAATGCTGCCCGTCGCCGACGGTCTGGCGCTGGCGGCCCAACTCCGCGGCGAGCAACGCGTCGCCGCCGCGTTCACCGGCGACGGCGCCACCAGCGAAGGCGACTTCCACGAAGCGCTCAACCTCGCGGCGGTGTGGAAGCTGCCGGTGATCTTCGTCGTCGAGAACAACGGATGGGGCATGTCCACGCCCACCGACGAGCAGTACGCCTGCGCCGACCTCGCCGATCGCGGCGTCGGCTACGGCATGCCGGCCGAGATCGTCGACGGCAACGACGTGCTCGAGATGATCGTGGCGGTGTCACGCGCCGCGGTGCGCGCCCGGCGCGGTGAGGGACCAACGCTGCTCGAGTGCAAGACGTTTCGTATGCGGGGCCACGAAGAGGCCTCGGGCACCGACTACGTGCCTGAGGCACTCGTCGCCGAGTGGGCGGCGCGCGATCCGATCGCCCGTTTCGAAGCCGTCCTCGACCTGGACCCCGCCACGCGCGAGGAACTGAAGGCGAACCTGCGCGCCGACATCAACGAGCGGGTGAAACTAGCGCTCGACGCGCCCGCCCCGTCGTCGACCGCAGACGCCGAAACCGCCGCCGTCTTCGCACCTTGTGTTCTGTCGCACACGAAACGTGCGCCACAGAACACAGGCTCGCGGGAGGTGCGGTATGTCGACGCCATTACCGACGCGTTGCGCACCGCGATGCGGGAGGACGAGCGGGTAGTGCTGCTCGGCCAGGACATCGCCGAGTACGGCGGGGCGTTCAAGGCGACGGCCGGGCTGGTCGACGAATTCGGCCGCGCCCGGGTGCGCAACACGCCCATCGTGGAATCGGCGGCGGTCGGCGCCGCCCTCGGCCTCGCCCTCGACGGGTTCGTGCCCGTCGTCGAGATGCAGTTCGCCGACTTCATCTCGTGCGGGTTCAACCAGATCGTGAACAACCTCGCCAAGACGCACTACCGGTGGGGCGCCGGCGTGCCCGTCGTCATCCGCGCCCCCGTCGGCGGCGGCATGGGCGCGGGCCCGTTCCACTCGCAGAACCCCGAGGCGTGGTTCACCCACGTCGCCGGCATCAAGGTGGTCGCGCCGGCGACGCCCGCGGACGCCAAGGGCTTGCTGCTCAGCGCAATCGACGACGGCAACCCCGTCCTCTTCTGTGAGCACAAACTCCTGTACCGATCGGTGACCGGTGAGATTGCCGACGGGTGGGCGGCCGTGCCGATCGGCGAGGCGCGCGTGACGCGGTCGGGCGGCGCGGCCACCATCGTCGCCTACGGCGCCGCGCTGCAGTGGGCCGTGGACCTCGACGCCGACGTCGACGTCATCGACCTGCGCACCCTCGTGCCCTGGGACAAAGAAACGGTGATCGATTCCGTCCGCCGCACGGGCCGCTGCCTCGTGGTGCACGAGGCGCCACGCACCAGCGGTTTCGGCGCCGAGGTCGCGGCCACCATCGCCGAGGAATGCTTCGACGCCCTCGACGCCCCCGTCATGCGGATCGGCGGCCTGGACACTCCGATCCCCTTCGACCCGGCGCTCGAGGCGATCTTCTCCGCCCGCGACCGCCTCGCCCCCGCTCTGGAGAACTTGCTCGGTTATTAA
- the menC gene encoding o-succinylbenzoate synthase: MRLEAVELRRVSLPLVAPFRTSFGVETRKDTLLVRVIGPGSEGWGECVAMDAPLYSSEYVEAAQHVIRVHLVPRLFARGDVAAEDVGAVLAPVKGHRMAKAAVETAVLDAQLRNAGVSLASYLGGVRPAVDSGVSVGIMDSVAELLDTVEGYLAEGYMRIKLKIEPGADVDRVRAVRERFGDDLLLQVDANTAYTLADARHLAELDPFDLLLIEQPLPEDDILGHAELAGLIKTPVCLDESIESARDAAAAIQLGAAAIVNIKPGRVGGYLEARRIHDVCVAHGVPVWCGGMLETGIGRAANVALASLPGFTLPGDTSASDRYFHQDLTTPFQLVDGQLRVPTGAGIGVTPLPDVLAELTTSVETITA; the protein is encoded by the coding sequence ATGAGGCTCGAAGCCGTCGAGTTACGCCGCGTCAGCTTGCCGCTGGTGGCGCCGTTCCGGACGTCGTTCGGCGTGGAGACGCGCAAGGACACGCTGCTCGTGCGGGTGATAGGTCCCGGCAGTGAGGGTTGGGGCGAGTGTGTGGCCATGGACGCACCGCTGTACTCCTCCGAGTACGTCGAGGCGGCGCAGCACGTGATCCGCGTCCATCTCGTGCCGCGGCTGTTCGCCCGCGGAGACGTGGCCGCCGAAGACGTCGGTGCCGTGCTCGCGCCGGTGAAGGGTCATCGCATGGCGAAGGCCGCGGTGGAGACTGCGGTGCTGGATGCCCAGTTGCGAAACGCGGGCGTGTCATTGGCTTCGTACCTCGGCGGCGTGCGCCCCGCGGTCGACTCGGGGGTCTCGGTCGGCATCATGGATTCGGTCGCCGAACTGCTCGACACGGTGGAGGGTTACCTGGCCGAGGGCTACATGCGCATCAAGCTCAAGATCGAGCCGGGTGCCGATGTCGACCGCGTGCGCGCCGTGCGCGAGCGCTTCGGCGACGACCTCCTGCTACAGGTCGACGCCAACACGGCGTATACCCTCGCCGACGCCCGCCACCTCGCCGAACTCGATCCCTTCGACCTGCTGCTGATCGAGCAACCGCTGCCCGAAGACGACATCCTCGGTCACGCCGAGCTGGCCGGCCTGATCAAGACGCCGGTGTGCCTCGACGAGTCGATCGAGTCGGCGCGGGACGCAGCGGCCGCGATCCAGTTGGGCGCCGCCGCGATCGTCAACATCAAGCCCGGACGCGTCGGCGGCTACCTCGAAGCTCGCCGCATCCACGATGTGTGCGTCGCTCACGGCGTGCCGGTGTGGTGCGGCGGCATGCTCGAAACCGGCATCGGGCGCGCCGCCAACGTGGCGCTGGCGTCGCTGCCCGGTTTCACGCTCCCCGGCGACACGTCGGCGTCGGACCGCTACTTCCACCAGGATCTCACGACGCCGTTCCAACTCGTGGACGGTCAGCTGCGCGTCCCGACCGGCGCCGGTATCGGTGTCACCCCGCTGCCCGACGTGCTCGCCGAACTGACGACGTCGGTGGAAACGATCACCGCTTAG
- a CDS encoding aldehyde dehydrogenase family protein has protein sequence MSLRNSHFDSVNPARPAEVIGTYPRHDAGDVDRAVEAAAEAQASWAKVPVPRRADLIAAAGAVIAARKAEIASLVSREVGKIAVEAGGDVQEAVDMANFVAGQGRGAWGDTVPSELSQKMAWTTRIPIGVVGMITPWNFPIAIPSWKCFPALLAGNGIVLKPSEFAPACAEAFVDCCVEAGIPRPLLQLVHGEAEPAAALATHAGVGAVSFTGSVPTGRKVAAAAMANGPRVVSLELGGKNAMVVWRDADLDLATEGALFGAFGTAGQRCTSTSRLIVHPDVAEELVARILAGAARLKLGDPTLPDTDVGPVVNAAAAARIIGMVEAAVAEDATVACGGKLRDDVAGCDGGTFVEPTVLVGVQPNHVVARDEVFGPVLSVLEVDDLDTAVDVVNSVEYGLSAAVYTRDINTALRAVEAIDTGIVYVNAPTIGAEIPLPFGGTKHTGNGFREAGTRGIEQFSQVKTVYVDYSGRLQKAQIDTHN, from the coding sequence TTGTCGCTTCGCAATAGCCATTTCGATTCGGTCAACCCTGCGCGGCCCGCCGAAGTGATCGGGACCTACCCGCGACACGATGCGGGTGACGTCGACCGGGCGGTGGAGGCGGCGGCGGAAGCTCAGGCGTCCTGGGCGAAGGTGCCCGTCCCGCGCCGCGCCGATCTCATCGCTGCGGCGGGCGCCGTGATCGCGGCGCGCAAGGCCGAGATCGCCAGTCTCGTGTCGCGTGAAGTTGGCAAGATCGCGGTCGAAGCCGGCGGCGACGTGCAGGAAGCCGTCGACATGGCGAACTTCGTCGCCGGGCAGGGCCGCGGCGCGTGGGGCGACACCGTGCCGTCGGAGCTGAGCCAGAAGATGGCGTGGACGACGCGCATCCCGATCGGCGTCGTCGGGATGATCACGCCCTGGAACTTTCCGATCGCCATCCCGTCGTGGAAGTGCTTCCCGGCGTTGCTCGCCGGCAACGGCATCGTGCTCAAGCCGTCGGAGTTCGCGCCCGCATGCGCCGAAGCGTTCGTCGACTGCTGCGTCGAGGCTGGGATCCCGCGTCCCTTGCTGCAACTCGTCCACGGCGAAGCCGAGCCCGCGGCCGCGCTGGCGACGCACGCGGGTGTCGGCGCCGTGAGCTTCACCGGTTCGGTGCCGACCGGCCGCAAGGTGGCGGCCGCCGCGATGGCCAATGGTCCCCGCGTCGTCTCGCTCGAACTCGGCGGCAAGAACGCCATGGTCGTGTGGCGCGACGCCGACCTCGACCTGGCGACCGAGGGCGCGTTGTTCGGTGCGTTCGGAACCGCCGGCCAGCGGTGCACGTCGACGTCGCGGCTCATCGTGCATCCCGACGTCGCCGAAGAGTTGGTCGCCCGCATCCTCGCCGGCGCGGCGCGGCTCAAGCTCGGCGACCCGACGCTGCCCGACACCGACGTCGGTCCGGTCGTCAACGCGGCCGCGGCGGCGCGCATTATCGGCATGGTCGAGGCGGCGGTGGCCGAAGACGCGACGGTGGCGTGCGGCGGCAAGCTGCGCGACGACGTCGCCGGTTGTGACGGCGGCACCTTCGTCGAGCCAACCGTCCTCGTCGGCGTGCAGCCGAATCACGTGGTGGCGCGCGACGAAGTGTTCGGCCCGGTGCTGTCGGTGCTGGAGGTCGACGACCTCGACACCGCCGTCGACGTGGTCAACAGCGTCGAATACGGCTTGTCCGCCGCCGTGTACACCCGCGACATCAACACCGCGCTGCGCGCCGTCGAGGCCATCGACACCGGCATCGTCTACGTGAACGCGCCGACGATCGGCGCCGAGATCCCGCTGCCGTTCGGAGGCACGAAGCACACCGGCAACGGTTTCCGCGAAGCGGGCACGCGGGGCATCGAGCAGTTCAGTCAGGTGAAGACTGTGTACGTCGACTACTCGGGCCGGCTACAGAAGGCCCAGATCGACACGCATAACTAG